Within the Miscanthus floridulus cultivar M001 chromosome 2, ASM1932011v1, whole genome shotgun sequence genome, the region TTGCTTTGACCATGAGCATCTGTCTCCCTCTTTTTGACGTCAACCACGAGCATCTATCTGTTTGTTTGGTTTACTTACTGCTGTCACCGAATCGTCCACCCTTTCCAGCGGGCAGGAACAGTTGATGCAAACTTTTCCGGACAAGTTGCCGCTGTGCTGCGCCATGAGAAGGCACCCTGCCTGCCAATCTTCTCCTGGAGCACGGCACAGGGATTACTCCAACTAAAAAAGAGTTTAATTATCTGTATATGACACCAAATAAATATACTATCTTCTacaaatttaattaaatttaaaaaaatgattttGTTCAAATATAGAATTGTATTTTCCTTGGGACAGAGTAAATCACAAAATAACATACTGTTGCACAGGGGAATCATTCATTCACCTAATATTCCAAAACAAAACAACAATGATCGGGGTTGTTTAATGGTGCAATGCAAGGTTGGTTTCCAACTTTTTGTTAGCTTGATGATGCGACCGCACGTTGGAGCTTAGGTAGATGATTCAAACATCGGAGCTTAGGTAGATGATTCAAACATCACATAGGAGTAAGAGGCAACCTCAAGTAGCGAAGTGCCCCATGTTAAATGGTTTTCGGTTTTACACAACACATGCTAGACGAATGCTCTACTCCAATGATTTGTGATGATGGGTCACAAAATTATGTACCACCAGATCAACTAACAGCAAGAATGGTGGTGAATTACTGCCATCAAGCAGCAGGGGTCGCAATGCTGTCGCTGCGAGTATAGCTTAGACCTCTCCACGCTAGCAGGGGTACATAGAAAACTTGCATTTTTTTTGAAAGGGTAAATTTCATTTAAACCTTAAATACAAATTATATAGATGGAAAAAAAACCATTCAGGGCATGTTTGGAACACAGAAATTTCTAGGAATCgtgcaggaatttcacaggaattagTTCAATTTCACTGGGATAACGCAGGTACAGAAAATATATCCCGTGTTCTAAACAGGCCCCTGAAAGTTTTACGGGCCATCTAAATAGTATAATTTCTAGAATGGGTCCAAGACTCACAATAGAACAAGCAAAAACTAAGAATCAAAACCTGCCTTGCCTTTTTGCTAAATTATGAGCCATTGAATTTGTCTCTGCCTATTTTGATCATGCATGAGACCTCTGCTTGCAGGTTCAGGTCAGCATTGTGCAATCTCTCCACATTGACCTCTGCTTGCAGGTTCAGGTCAGCATTGAGCATCTCTCTGACCTCTGCTTGCAGGTACATTAGAAACTCGCATGTGGCATCTCTCTAGTAttatgggtgtgtttggttgagtgaCCAACCTCTAGCCTAGCTCCCTGAAGCCAATTTTATCCTATTTGATTGCCTAGAAGTGGGTGGAGCCTGGCTACGGCTGGCCATCCGTACTGCTGGAGCAAGGCCAGACTCGTTGAGTGTTCGGCTGGGATAAAATAATACTGTTCATGCTAAAAAATACTGTTTATATTCAAatattatgaaagaaaaacactggctaaacaaaaaaaaaaaccgaaCCTTTCCCAGCCGAACACTCCCTAACGCCCAAATCGGCCGTTCTGGAGCCAGGCCCGAGCCAGCCCCATGCTCCCTTCTGGTCACCGCCCCGCCCTCACCTACCGTGCCCTCTCTCGTCTGCTCGCCTCGCTCGTCTCCAGCGGCCCTCCCCGCGCCATCTCCGGCGTCCCTCCCCACTCGCCTCCACCACGACGGCCACGGCGCGGGCTCGCCACCGGCCTCGATGCCGAGCAGCGGGCCGGCCGACTGCTACCCTCCGACGGACTAGAGGCGTCGGCCAGCTGCGGGGTGCCGAAGCTCGCCATCTGCTCCTTCGCTCGTCTCCGGCGGCCCTCCCTGCTCGCTCACCACACGCTCCACCCACGACGACGGCCGCGGCGCGGGCTCGCCACTGGTCTCGACGCCGAGCAGCGGGGCGGCCGGCTGCTGCCGTCCGACGGACCAGAGGCGCCGGTCGGCTGCGGGGTGCCGAAGCTCGCCCTCTGCTCCTCCGATGGACCTTGTGCTCGCGTCCGCGTCAGCTCCCCTCTTCCACCTCGTGCTCGCGTCCGCTCCCTCATGGCGTCGCCTCCACCTCATGCCAGGCCGCCTCCATGGCATCGCTACTCATCGCCGCGGGGGCGAGCAGGGAGAGGCGGGCGCTGCCCAACCAAACCAGAGGCCAGCGTCGAGTCCTCCTGCGCACTCCCCACATGCTCCGCCGCCGGATGAGCTGGCAGCggcctcctccaccgccggcgtGTGCGCAGAGCTCCCTCCTGCGGCCTCCTCCACTGCCGGCGTGCGCGCagagctccccccccccccccggcggcCTTCCTCCACCGCCGGCGTGCGCGCAGAGCTACCTCCCACCGTAGCAGTCGCCGAAAATTGTCGCTCGCGCCATGCCACCACCGGAACGAGATCCTCTACAGTTGCCCGGATGGACTTGTGTCTGCAGTTATTCATCCACGCCGTTTCTATCTGATCCAACCGTCAGCTCAAAAGAAGCTAATCTAACAGCCCTCCTCCAACCGGCCCATGTAAGCCCATCCCGCACGGCTCTACCCCTCGCGACTCcgacctccgcctccgccgccgtttCTCGTTCCCTAGGCCAGGCCACGCGGCTCCTCCGTCATCGCCGGGCGCATCACCTGAGCGCCGCGGTGCTCCCGTCTCGTTAGGTGCGACACCGGATCGGGCTGCCATCCTCATGCTCACCCACCGAGACCTACTAGCCATGGAGCTCGCACCGCCCAGCGTGGAGCGTGCAGCTCACGCCAAAGCCCGGCTGTTCCCTCTCTCGCGCCGGCGCCGCGGCCATGTTGCGCCCGTGCCGGCCATGACCATACTGATTGACAGCTCGAGCTCGTGCCCCCGACCATGGAGCTCGCGCTGCAGCCAGATGTTTCGCCTGCGCCGGCCATGGGCCCTGCTGCTCGAGCTCGCGTCGTCGACCATGGAACTTGCGCCGTAGCCTTACCGTCGCCTCTTCCGCGCTCGTGGAGCTCACGCAGCTGACCTGCTTGCGCCGTGCTGATATTGGGTCGAAGCCCAGCGAGCAGTGTGGAGACAGCGCAAATGCTCTGTCGTTGGATACCACTGAACGGCCAGATATCGAGTGACCGCAGAGACAAGTCGAGCTGGCCAACTGCAGACGACCTGGTTCCGCCACGACCATGCACTTCAACTGTTCGACAGAACGTTTCTAAGGAGGTAAATTCTCCAGCTCCAGGAAGGGGCGAGTGTATTCAAGCCAAACCAGCTATCCAAACACACTCAAACTTAGCCACAAGTAACTGTTGGCTTGAGCTAGCCCGGCTTAGAATTGAACTGAGAACCAAACACACATGGAAGGTCTCTCAGCTGCACAGTTACCATGAACAATCATCATACTAATTTATGAGGTTGCAACATCAAAACTTAAATTCCATCATCCTCCGGATCATACTAATTTACGAGGTTGCAACATCCCATCATCATCCAGATCGATGAAGTACGAATACTAAGCCgggtccaaaaaaaaaaaaaaactgatcatCAGCATGCTTTTTCTTCATCATACCCATTTTACAGAACAGCTGAGTCCCAGCCTTTGGTACCCGTACATTCTCTACCTGTGAATGCCTCACTCATCATCAGCatgctttttcttctttttcttcttatctttcttaCCAGACTCTTCGGTTTGCATTACAACATCCTTACCATCAGcatcagacttctttttcttcttcttctcacctTCTGAGGCAGCAGCCACAGCAGGCTCATCCTCGGCCTCCTtggacttctttttctttttcttctccccatcaccttcaacagCAGGAGCCTCCTCGCTTTCCTTggacttctttttcttcttcttcttcccgtcCTCCTGGTCACCAGCCTCCTGGATTGCTTCATCTGCAGGTTCTGCTGATGGTTCAGTTTTCACCTCATGATGTTTCCTCTTCTTTGAAGCCAATTCTGACTTCTTTGGTGTTTCTTCAGCAAGTACCAGATCAGCTGCAGGGTTGTATgtctaaaacaaaataaaagcatCAAGTCAAAACAAGATCATGCGTGCAATATCTATAGAGAAAGATATAATGCAACCAAAGGAGTGTTTGCCTAAAGATATAATGCAACCAAAGGAGTGTTTGCCTAAAGATACTTCAAGCAAAGCCAATGGGAGACCTTTTTACGGTAAAAAGTTAAAACAGTCCAAAACTAGAACATTCCAAGGTTCTGACAAACATATTTCTTGAAGGGCTGGGCAAATTTCAGCCCAACCATATATTTCTTGAAGGGCCGGGCAAGTTTTCAGCCCAACCCATTCATTATCCGAAAGCCTtctcagattttttttttttcatgGAGAGCAAGATGTCATGAGTCATAACACTGCTTACCTTAGCAGGAGTTGTTAAAGCCCCAGCACCCTTCTTCCGGTCCTTTTCATACACTTCTATCTTGGGCTTCCCCTTTGTGGAACCAGCTGATTTCCCAAGTTCTCTATTCTCAAGAACTTGAAGCCGTGTCTCAAGCTGTTCAATTGTCATGTGTCACAAGGCAGCGTATATCATACTAATTATGAAAAGCAAAATCATTTCCACAGTGCGCATACCTTGAGTCGACTCTCAGTGCCAATGGAGTTGTCCTCACCATCACCAAGGGCATCATATCGGATGGCCAGAGCAGTTTTTGCAGCAAGAGAACGAGAGATTTTTCCCTTGTGCTTTTGAGAAGCCTTCCCAATTAAGGATGCATGGTAGATGAGGCCATACTTAGGTGTAGAATGCTTCGTCTTCAGAGCTCTGAATAAAGCCTGGAGAGAGACACAATCTTTAGTTCTTAGCAAAGAAAGCAAATTCTAGCAGGCAGCATAATAACTAAATAATGTTAACACAGGCCATCAATTGACATCACTAAGACATTATTAGAGAATAAacaacatttttttaaaaaaaagtcatGAAACAAGAAATTCACATGTTTCGCGAGATGTTAGATAATTCTAGCAGACAACATAAGCAAATACTGTTCATGTATGCCATACGAGGCGTTGTTGCACACAAAAGAGGtggaaattgaaaaaaaaaagtttccAGAATCAtccatccacaggtaaacaaacCTTCTCCGCACCAAGTATCTGAATTGTGCTACCAGGCTGCTTAGCCAAATTTAGCAAACTTCCACCATGCGCAATAAGGCGAGCACCAACTAATTCGCCCACCAGTGCTGTCAGATTTGGTGCGATAGTGTTCATCCTGCTTTTTAAATAGTCATATAGCTGGGTTCTGTACTCAGAAAGGGCCAACACTTGATCGCATAGCTCTCTGATATTTGACAAGTCAAGGTCACTAACTTCTGTTCCCATGGATATTACTGCTGCCTCCTTTAGCTGTGTTTCTATCTCTTCATCTGACAATATCTGAAAACAACAGAGCTTCTTACTAAACAATTTCCTTAATAGGAATTGTAGATCATATTTAGATGTCAATAATCACCTCAGAAAAGTCAAGGTTGACTGCATTAGCTCTGTTGCCCATCATCTTCACAACTTTGGCATACTGTATATTATCTGTAACTATTTTGGTGAGTTCTGGAAAGTGCCAGCCATACCATTCACGAACTCTCATGGCGTAAGTGTTAAGCTCCTTGTCAAGATCATCCAATAATCCAATCGCTTGAATGATCATGGTATCAACCTGTGTAACAGAAACAATACAAAATTCACCTAACAGATTGAAATTGTTTCTTTAATAACAAAGATCTAGAAGAATCTTCAATAGTCAAAACTTGCAGGATGTTACATATTATGAATGTGGCAAAAGTAAGATAACATAGAAACACCAACAGGCAATCAAAGGATAAATATGCAAGTACAATATGGAAAACGGTAATTACATGCAAAGCACAAATGATGATGACACAATAAAAGCCAGAAACAGAGCATATAACAACATGGTAGATAAGATTGCCAGTAGCACCCATATAAGACTCACCTTCTCAGGACTGAACTTCAGCTTATACCTAGACAAGCTGTGGGACAATCCCAAGCTCATTGGACCAAGGTCTTGTGCACCCAACCCAGTTATAAGCTCGGTGAGCTGATTTCTCAGCCCTCTCATCAGCTCCATCACAGCACTATTGTGAAGGCAGTCAATTTTCTGCAATGCAATAAAAATGTAATGAGGGGTGGTCATTCACAAAAAGTAACAAATTGAGAAATACTACTGACCAGCTTTTCTTTTATAGCATTTCCAAGCTTAGAATCAGCAACTGCCAATGTTTCACCCTCACAATGTTTCTGCAAGAACTTGCGCAGACCCTTGCTAGGCTTGCTATCAATAATCAGGGTTGCCGCAGATAGGGCATCGGATGTGTTTTCAAACTTGTTGAAAGCCTTCAGCTCAACCACCTACAAGAAAGTCCACAGTTATTAGTCAGAACAGAAAGCTAATAAAGGTGATGCGAAGAATATAGCTAGGACGACACAtcatgttttcttctttttttcttattTTGCATTTCAACGGAAACAGTAAGTCTGTTAGGGGACGCAGTATGAATGGTTTCCGAATGGCATCATCCATTGTGTGCAGATAATGGGTATCAGCATGAAACAGCGCGCAAAATCTCTAGCCGCTTCGTAGCTTGAAATGTGAAATGTTTGAAATAGCTTACAGAAAACACATTCTAAAACATATCCAGCTAAGCCAACCTAAGCTAAGTAAAAGTTCATATTCTCGTGGCTACAACCAGTGTTCCAACGAAATAAATGAGTTTGTGCCATTTGTTCAAAACTGACAAACGCAGAATGTCATAACGTGTCAGATCCTACGCTGGGACTATGGAATGGAAAAATAAAAAACCGTTTGTGCTCCGAACTTCTGAAGGTTAAGAGAATCACAGACCTTTCTTGCTGAGTCCGACGTCGTGAACTCCTTCCATAGATCCTgccaacaacaagaacacaaaggCGTAGCACATTAGCACTGATAACTCAAAAGAAAAGCACGGAGCAGACCAAATTTAACGAACCCAATCAAAACCAGACTTAGAAATCGCAGCGGCGGTCACTCACCTCGACCTTGTCGAGCTTCCCCTCGTCGAGCACCTTGAATAGGGCGAACCCCGCGGGGGTCTCGAAGAGCACCAACATCTCCGCCCACAACCAGTCCCCCGATAAACTCAGCTGAAACAACAGATACCACCGAACGAACGCCCATGGGACCAAATTAGACAGAGGAGTACGTGGGCCAACCGAATCGGGCTGTTGAGACGGCAGAAACCCTCGAACCTGGGGGAGATTTGGCGGTGGACAGCGCGGTGCGAGGCGATGAGGGGGTTTCGCCTGCGGCGGCCGCGAGACGAGAGGGGGTGGGGGAAAGGTAGCCGCCGCAAGGGTTTTAGCTCTGCTAGGGCTTGGCGCTGGAGTAATATATCGGAGAGGACAAAGGGGCTCGGTGGCCCATCTGGCCGTTGGCCGAGCGGGACCGTGCCGCTGGGCCGTTGGATGGTTTGTCTGGAGTTTTAGGTTACCGGGACTTGTGGAGTGCTCACGAGCTGGTGGCGGATGCCATCAAGTAGCATTTAAAAGCCAAAACGTCGCCCAAAATAACCTCAGCCGTCCGATCACACGTTCGATGGCCCAGATCACTCGAAGCAACAGCTTCTCAGCGTAATCCGGCTTCTGCTCTGGAGCCAATCCATCAAATATATACTGCGGCTTCCGATTTTGGGTCCAGATCCTTCtataggaaaaaaaaaagagtcgGCCTCATCTCTTCCCCGTCCTCCCCCACTCCTCCCGTGCCTCGCacggatgccgccgccgccgctcacgcctccccttcctctccttctctcccaCGGCGATGCACCGGCTACGGCCACGCCGCAGGTCGCGGGGTGCGGGCGGAGCACAGCCCTGGCGCGGCGTGGCTGGCGAGGGCGCCGGCGCGGGCGGCTCGGCGACCACCCGGCGCGAGCAGACCCCAGGTAAAGGCGGCCTCCCTCCcttgctcctcttctccttcacACTCCGGCGCTGGGGTCAACCGGAGATCTGTGTGCTTGTCGTCCACCTTTGCTGGGGTTCATCGGGGGCCTCCATGACCGGATCCAGTGCCTCCATGGCCGGATCCGTTAGTTCCAGCACAGGATATTTGGAATCACATGATCCACTGGTCCGTCGGCGTCTTAGGTAAGTAAATGGCCTTATCTCTTTGCGTTATGGTTAGGGGATGCACTGATATTTGGGGATTTTGATTTCTAGGGTTCTGGATTGGGC harbors:
- the LOC136531534 gene encoding probable nucleolar protein 5-2; translation: MLVLFETPAGFALFKVLDEGKLDKVEDLWKEFTTSDSARKVVELKAFNKFENTSDALSAATLIIDSKPSKGLRKFLQKHCEGETLAVADSKLGNAIKEKLKIDCLHNSAVMELMRGLRNQLTELITGLGAQDLGPMSLGLSHSLSRYKLKFSPEKVDTMIIQAIGLLDDLDKELNTYAMRVREWYGWHFPELTKIVTDNIQYAKVVKMMGNRANAVNLDFSEILSDEEIETQLKEAAVISMGTEVSDLDLSNIRELCDQVLALSEYRTQLYDYLKSRMNTIAPNLTALVGELVGARLIAHGGSLLNLAKQPGSTIQILGAEKALFRALKTKHSTPKYGLIYHASLIGKASQKHKGKISRSLAAKTALAIRYDALGDGEDNSIGTESRLKLETRLQVLENRELGKSAGSTKGKPKIEVYEKDRKKGAGALTTPAKTYNPAADLVLAEETPKKSELASKKRKHHEVKTEPSAEPADEAIQEAGDQEDGKKKKKKKSKESEEAPAVEGDGEKKKKKKSKEAEDEPAVAAASEGEKKKKKKSDADGKDVVMQTEESGKKDKKKKKKKHADDE